A window of the Pseudomonas gozinkensis genome harbors these coding sequences:
- a CDS encoding threonine dehydratase: MHAFTRDDIENAARQVYQVMPPTAQYRWPLLAERLGCTVWVKHENHTPTGAFKVRGGITFMHWLRREHPTVKGIVSATRGNHGQSLALAARAVGLKALIVVPQGNSLEKNNAMRGFGGEVVECGRDFDEAREEAARLAQEHDLFLVPPFHVELVKGVATYALELFGAAPDLDTVYVPIGCGSGICGVIAARDALGLNTEVVGVVSTEAAAAKLSFEANVICETASANTFADGLAVRKPVVQAFDIYKEGAARVVSVSEGEIAEAMRVYYTDTHNLAEGAGASALAALMQERGRMEGKKVGVILSGGNIDRSVYAKVIG, from the coding sequence ATGCACGCATTCACTCGCGACGACATTGAAAACGCTGCCCGCCAGGTTTATCAGGTGATGCCGCCTACCGCCCAATACCGTTGGCCGCTGCTGGCCGAGCGGTTGGGCTGCACTGTTTGGGTCAAGCATGAAAACCACACGCCGACCGGCGCCTTCAAGGTGCGCGGCGGTATTACCTTTATGCATTGGCTGCGTCGTGAGCATCCGACTGTCAAAGGCATTGTCTCTGCGACTCGCGGCAATCACGGTCAGAGTCTGGCGCTTGCAGCCCGGGCTGTGGGCTTGAAAGCGTTGATCGTGGTGCCACAGGGCAATTCGCTGGAAAAGAACAACGCCATGCGCGGCTTTGGTGGTGAAGTGGTTGAATGCGGGCGCGATTTTGACGAAGCGCGTGAGGAGGCGGCGCGCCTGGCGCAGGAGCATGACCTTTTTCTGGTGCCTCCGTTTCACGTTGAACTGGTCAAGGGCGTGGCGACCTATGCGCTGGAGTTGTTCGGCGCGGCGCCGGATCTGGATACCGTTTACGTGCCCATCGGTTGCGGATCGGGGATCTGTGGTGTGATCGCTGCTCGCGATGCGCTAGGACTGAATACTGAAGTGGTGGGGGTTGTTTCGACGGAGGCCGCAGCCGCCAAGCTGTCGTTCGAAGCGAACGTGATCTGCGAAACCGCATCGGCGAATACCTTTGCCGATGGCTTGGCCGTACGCAAACCGGTTGTGCAGGCGTTCGACATCTATAAGGAAGGGGCGGCGAGGGTAGTCTCGGTCAGCGAAGGCGAGATTGCCGAAGCCATGCGCGTCTATTACACCGATACCCATAACCTTGCAGAGGGCGCAGGTGCCTCTGCGTTGGCTGCGTTGATGCAGGAGCGGGGAAGGATGGAGGGGAAAAAGGTCGGGGTAATACTGTCCGGGGGGAATATTGACCGGTCGGTGTATGCGAAGGTGATTGGCTGA